Proteins encoded together in one Oncorhynchus mykiss isolate Arlee chromosome 7, USDA_OmykA_1.1, whole genome shotgun sequence window:
- the LOC110528218 gene encoding tetraspanin-31, protein MVCGGFTCSKNALCSLNVVYMLVGLLLIGVAAWGKGFGIVSSIHIIGGVIAVGVFLLLISIVGLIGALNHHQVMLFFYMVILFLVFLFQFGVSCSCLAINKGQQVKLLSATWALMSNDTRLGVENKLNCCGLLNNNQSKEQFNEDVKLCNAPCKHGGECFNCGDLMLQHAAEALKILGAVGLFFSFTEILGVWLAARYRNQKDPRANPSAFL, encoded by the exons ATGGTTTGTGGGGGATTTACGTGTTCTAAAAATGCTCTTTGTTCTCTCAACGTGGTGTACATG TTGGTTGGTCTGTTGCTGATTGGCGTGGCAGCGTGGGGGAAAGGCTTCGGCATCGTGTCCAGCATCCACATCATCGGCGGGGTCATCGCTGTGGGCGTCTTCCTACTGCTTATCTCCATCGTGGGTCTCATTGGAGCCCTCAACCACCACCAAGTCATGCTCTTCTTT TACATGGTCATTCTATTCCTGGTGTTTCTTTTCCAGTTTGGTGTGTCCTGCTCCTGCCTGGCTATTAACAAGggacagcag GTGAAGCTGTTGAGTGCTACCTGGGCATTGATGAGCAACGACACACGGCTGGGCGTGGAGAACAAGTTGAACTGCTGTGGGCTGCTGAACAACAACCAGAGCAAAGAGCAGTTCAACGAGGACGTGAAACTCTGCAATGCG CCCTGTAAACATGGCGGGGAATGTTTCAACTGTGGGGACTTGATGCTGCAGCACGCTGCAGAGGCTCTGAAAATACTGGGTGCAGTAGGACTCTTCTTCAGCTTCACAGAG ATCTTGGGTGTGTGGCTGGCTGCACGTTACAGGAACCAGAAGGATCCAAGAGCCAACCCCAGTGCGTTCCTATAA
- the LOC110528217 gene encoding cyclin-dependent kinase 4 translates to MAQGSEVQYEPVAEIGGGAYGTVYKARDLESGQFVALKSVRVQTDQDGLPISTVREVALLKRLEQFDHPNVVKLMDVCATLRTDQETKVTLVFEHVDQDLKTYLEKAPAPGLPPSRIQDLMRQLLCGLAFLHSNRVVHRDLKPENILVTSRGQVKLADFGLARIYSYHMALTPVVVTLWYRPPEVLLQSTYATPVDIWSTGCIFAEMFRRKPLFCGDSEVDQLGKIFNVIGLPPEEEWPADVTLSRHNFSPISPGPITDYAPEINKQGTELLLKMLTFDPLRRISALNALEHPYFQENEEEVTND, encoded by the exons ATGGCCCAGGGCAGTGAGGTCCAGTACGAGCCGGTGGCAGAGATCGGAGGCGGTGCATACGGGACGGTGTACAAAGCTCGGGACCTGGAGAGCGGCCAGTTTGTAGCTCTGAAGAGCGTTCGCGTCCAGACGGACCAAGATGGCCTCCCTATCTCCACAGTCAGAGAGGTGGCCCTGCTGAAGAGACTGGAGCAGTTTGACCATCCCAACGTGGTCAA GCTCATGGACGTGTGTGCTACCCTGAGGACGGATCAGGAGACTAAAGTCACCCTGGTGTTTGAGCACGTGGACCAGGACCTTAAGACCTACCTAGAGAAGGCCCCCGCCCCAGGACTGCCTCCCAGCCGCATCCAA GACCTGATGCGTCAGTTGCTGTGTGGCCTGGCATTCCTCCACTCGAACCGCGTGGTGCACCGGGACCTGAAGCCAGAGAACATCCTGGTCACCAGCCGTGGTCAGGTGAAGCTGGCCGACTTTGGACTGGCAAGGATCTACAGCTACCACATGGCCCTCACTCCTGTG GTGGTGACTCTGTGGTACAGGCCTCCTGAGGTCCTGCTCCAGTCCACCTACGCAACACCTGTGGACATCTGGAGCACGGGCTGCATCTTTGCTGAGATGTTCCGACGCAA ACCATTGTTCTGTGGAGACTCTGAAGTGGACCAACTGGGAAAGATATTCAA TGTGATTGGCCTGCCACCTGAGGAGGAGTGGCCTGCTGATGTCACCCTCTCACGACACAACTTCAGTCCTATTAGCCCCGGCCCAATCACCGACTACGCACCAGAGATCAATAAACAGGGGACAGAGTTGCTGCTG AAAATGCTAACTTTTGACCCTCTAAGAAGAATCTCTGCCCTGAATGCTCTAGAACATCCTTACTTCCAGGAGAATGAGGAGGAAGTGACAAATGATTGA